A genomic region of Oryza glaberrima chromosome 1, OglaRS2, whole genome shotgun sequence contains the following coding sequences:
- the LOC127760297 gene encoding uncharacterized protein LOC127760297 — protein sequence MEDLLDTEIGKHDYDWLLTPPGSPHAPILEVVEKAPSSDVPKRITTRSSSTTRASRLSIPETENGHSTVPTRPARSNSVSRPSIQSTLISSNNRSSVVNASISSVCSPPTTPSKRTSTLSSSKPSVPASRQVPTRPSTPTKTRPSTPVKPRPSTPVKPRPSTPNKTRPSTPVKTRSSVPNTMSTSTIAKTTSAQNSRPSTPTSRPRIMSNSSSSTSSAASRPSSSSGRTSTISRTSSSTSTVPSVSRSSSRSSTPTRQPITRSSAPLAGHSPSVGRIFGSNNITSIGRPVTSNGRSSAPSSAPSSRPSSPNSRARAPVRPLDIPDFPSETPPNLRTKLPQRPLSAGRARPGVGLGPKSAPNAEQVRSAPVKKMTVPAITRSKFPDAPSRVSSLTNGHQSRQSEGSAVEGQHTKPLRSITGTDNGFGRTISRKSLDMAIKHMDIRQNLGGIRGASLFPPSIRSAGAKVRSARMSDPAHLSLYGDCHFTDNGSINGHFSGDSNGTLSNNGGSSTGSPDRESIGTKETLSELDLYTTARYEALLLREDITNTNWLHNVDDKSDQSPVFDHRFEPLPEPFGPL from the exons ATGGAGGACTTGCTGGACACGGAGATCGGGAAGCATGACTACGACTG GCTTCTGACTCCCCCAGGATCACCTCATGCTCCTATACTGGAGGTTGTGGAGAAAGCTCCATCCTCAGATGTCCCTAAACGCATTACTACTAGATCATCCTCAACCACTAGAGCATCAAGG CTTTCCATTCCTGAAACAGAGAATGGGCATTCCACAGTACCAACTAGGCCAGCACGGAGTAACTCTGTCTCTCGCCCTTCAATCCAATCTACTCTTATTTCCAGCAACAACAGGTCATCAGTTGTCAATGCAAGCATTTCCTCTGTCTGTTCGCCACCTACAACTCCAAGCAAGAGGACTAGCACTCTTTCTTCATCAAAGCCATCAGTTCCAGCTTCACGTCAAGTACCAACACGGCCCTCTACTCCAACTAAAACCCGTCCATCTACTCCAGTGAAACCTCGGCCATCTACTCCAGTCAAACCTCGGCCATCTACTCCAAATAAAACTCGTCCTTCTACTCCAGTCAAAACTAGATCTTCTGTACCCAACACTATGTCCACCTCAACTATTGCCAAAACAACATCTGCACAAAACTCGAGACCATCAACTCCAACCTCTCGGCCTCGTATCATGTCCAATTCATCTTCAAGTACAAGTTCTGCAGCAAGTCGTCCTAGTTCATCCTCTGGAAGAACTAGTACAATTAGTCGGACCTCCTCTTCCACAAGTACAGTTCCTTCAGTCAGCCGCTCTAGCTCTCGTTCATCTACACCTACGCGTCAGCCTATCACACGTTCATCAGCCCCACTGGCTGGCCACTCACCTTCTGTTGGGAGGATATTTGGCAGCAATAACATAACATCCATCGGGCGGCCTGTAACCAGTAATGGTCGAAGTTCAGCACCTTCTTCTGCACCATCATCTCGTCCAAGTTCCCCAAATTCACGTGCACGAGCTCCAGTCAGGCCGTTAGATATTCCTGATTTTCCAAGTGAAACTCCACCAAACCTAAGGACTAAGCTACCACAACGGCCACTATCTGCTGGTAGAGCACGCCCAGGAGTGGGTTTGGGACCCAAGTCAGCCCCAAATGCTGAACAAGTTCGCTCAGCTCCTGTAAAAAAGATGACTGTGCCTGCTATTACGCGTAGTAAATTTCCTGATGCACCATCTAGGGTATCTTCTCTTACAAATGGACACCAAAGCAGACAGTCCGAGGGGTCTGCTGTGGAAGGCCAACATACTAAACCATTACGGTCTATCACGGGCACAGATAATGGCTTTGGTAGGACAATATCAAGGAAGTCACTTGACATGGCAATCAAGCATATG GACATTCGACAAAACCTGGGTGGTATTCGTGGTGCATCTCTATTCCCGCCTAGCATTCGCTCTGCCGGTGCGAAGGTCCGGTCAGCTCGAATGTCTGATCCCGCTCATCTCAGTTTATATGGCGATTGTCATTTTACTGACAATGGCAGCATCAATGGACACTTCTCTGGAGATTCGAACGGAACTCTTTCAAACAACGGTGGCAGCTCAACTGGTTCTCCAGACAGGGAAAGCATTGGAACTAAGGAGACACTGAGTGAACTAGATCTGTATACCACTGCACGGTATGAGGCATTGTTGTTGAGGGAGGACATAACGAACACGAACTGGTTGCACAACGTTGATGACAAATCTGACCAGAGCCCAGTGTTTGATCACCGGTTTGAGccgctcccagagccatttggTCCACTATGA
- the LOC127783014 gene encoding probable inactive receptor kinase At5g58300: MQDHILTAFLVVSLLFVCIPPAKSADLNSDKQALLAFAASLPHGRKLNWSSAAPVCTSWVGVTCTPDNSRVQTLRLPAVGLFGPLPSDTLGKLDALEVLSLRSNRITVDLPPEVGSIPSLHSLYLQHNNLSGIIPTSLTSTLTFLDLSYNTFDGEIPLRVQNLTQLTALLLQNNSLSGPIPDLQLPKLRHLNLSNNNLSGPIPPSLQRFPANSFLGNAFLCGFPLQPCPGTAPSPSPSPTSPSPGKAKKGFWKRIRTGVIIALAAAGGVLLLILIVLLLICIFKRKKSTEPTTASSSKGKTVAGGRGENPKEEYSSGVQEAERNKLVFFEGCSYNFDLEDLLRASAEVLGKGSYGTTYKAVLEDGTTVVVKRLKEVVVGKKDFEQQMEIVGRVGQHQNVVPLRAYYYSKDEKLLVYDYIPSGSLAVVLHGNKATGKAPLDWETRVKISLGVARGIAHLHAEGGGKFIHGNLKSSNILLSQNLDGCVSEFGLAQLMTIPPAPARLVGYRAPEVLETKKPTQKSDVYSFGVLVLEMLTGKAPLRSPGREDSIEHLPRWVQSVVREEWTAEVFDVDLLRHPNIEDEMVQMLQVAMACVAAPPDQRPKMDEVIRRIVEIRNSYSGSRTPPEEKQKDESAAP, translated from the exons ATGCAAGATCATATACTTACAGCTTTTCTGGTTGTTTCTCTCCTCTTTGTATGCATTCCTCCTGCCAAGAGTGCTGATCTGAACTCCGACAAGCAGGCTCTTCTTGCATTTGCTGCCTCACTGCCACATGGCAGGAAGCTCAACTGGAGCTCTGCAGCCCCAGTCTGCACTTCATGGGTTGGGGTGACTTGCACACCAGACAATAGCCGCGTGCAAACACTACGCCTACCAGCAGTAGGGCTCTTTGGCCCGCTACCCTCAGACACGCTTGGCAAGCTTGATGCCCTGGAGGTATTGAGCCTTAGGTCCAATCGCATCACTGTTGATCTCCCTCCTGAAGTAGGATCCATTCCTTCTCTCCATTCCCTATATCTTCAGCATAATAACCTATCCGGGATCATACCGACTTCCCTTACTTCCACTTTAACATTTCTAGATCTGTCATACAACACTTTTGATGGAGAAATCCCATTGAGAGTGCAAAATCTCACTCAACTTACTGCATTGCTTCTCCAGAATAACTCTCTTTCTGGACCCATCCCTGACCTCCAACTCCCAAAATTGAGGCATTTGAATTTGAGCAACAATAACCTCAGTGGGCCAATACCACCTTCCTTGCAAAGATTCCCAGCCAATTCCTTCTTGGGGAATGCTTTTCTATGTGGGTTTCCTTTACAACCTTGCCCTGGGACTGCACCTtcaccttctccttctccaacATCACCATCACCCGGCAAGGCCAAGAAGGGCTTCTGGAAAAGGATCAGAACTGGTGTTATAATTGCACTTGCTGCCGCAGGAGGGGTATTGTTGCTAATCTTGATTGTTTTACTCTTGATATGTATTTTCAAGAGAAAGAAAAGCACAGAACCTACTACAGCTTCTTCGTCAAAAGGAAAAACTGTTGCTGGTGGAAGGGGAGAAAATCCTAAGGAGGAGTACAGCAGTGGTGTTCAGGAAGCTGAGAGGAATAAATTGGTTTTCTTTGAGGGCTGTTCATATAATTTTGACCTAGAGGATTTGCTGAGAGCTTCAGCTGAAGTCCTTGGAAAAGGGAGTTACGGAACTACTTATAAAGCTGTTCTTGAGGATGGCACCACAGTTGTGGTCAAGAGATTGAAGGAGGTGGTCGTGGGGAAGAAGGATTTTGAACAGCAGATGGAGATAGTTGGCAGGGTTGGCCAGCACCAGAATGTTGTCCCATTGCGTGCCTACTATTACTCCAAGGATGAGAAGCTACTGGTGTATGACTATATCCCATCTGGTAGCCTTGCTGTTGTTTTGCATG GGAATAAAGCTACTGGAAAAGCTCCATTGGATTGGGAGACGAGGGTAAAGATATCTCTTGGTGTGGCTCGTGGAATTGCTCATCTTCATGCTGAGGGAGGCGGGAAGTTCATCCATGGCAACCTCAAGTCATCAAACATCCTTCTGTCACAGAACCTCGACGGCTGTGTCTCTGAGTTTGGGCTGGCACAGCTTATGACCATTCCACCAGCTCCAGCACGCCTTGTCGGATATCGTGCACCAGAAGTCCTCGAGACTAAAAAGCCAACCCAGAAGTCTGATGTCTACAGCTTCGGTGTGTTGGTCCTTGAAATGCTGACAGGAAAAGCGCCTCTGAGATCTCCTGGACGAGAGGACTCCATTGAGCACTTGCCAAGGTGGGTGCAGTCTGTGGTCCGGGAAGAATGGACCGCGGAGGTTTTTGATGTCGACTTGTTAAGGCATCCCAACATTGAGGATGAGATGGTTCAGATGCTCCAGGTTGCAATGGCATGTGTTGCCGCCCCCCCTGATCAACGGCCAAAAATGGACGAGGTGATCAGGAGGATCGTTGAGATCCGGAATTCCTACTCCGGGTCAAGAACACCACCGGAGGAGAAGCAGAAGGATGAATCTGCAGCGCCATGA
- the LOC127775207 gene encoding synaptotagmin-2-like — MGIVSMLIDFSGFCFGFSAGIVIGYFLFIYFQPTEVKDVKVCPLVEYDSNSLDGILHEIPLWVKNPDCDRIDWVSRFLEMMWPYLNKAICKTAQDIANPIIAENKEKYKIDSIEFETLTLGSLPRTFQGMKAYVTEEQELIMEPSLKWAANPNVTVVVKAYGLKATIQVVDLQVFASPRITLKPLVATIPCFAKILVSLMEKPHVDFGLKLLGADVMAIPILYSFVQETIKKQVASMYLWPKTLEVPIMDPSKASKRPVGILLVKVLRAQNLQKKDLLGKSDPYVKLTMSDDKLPSKKTTVKRGNLNPEWNEDFKFVVTDPETQELEIKVFDWEQVGKHDKMGMNKILLKELPPEETKVTTYNLLKTMDPNDIHNEKSCGQITLEMTFKPFKEDDIEKDVQGTDVVGKAPDGTPAGGGLLYVVVHEAQDLEG; from the exons ATGGGCATAGTCAGCATGTTGATTGATTTCTCTGGGTTTTGTTTTGGATTCTCAGCTGGTATTGTTATTGggtacttcctcttcatctaCTTCCAGCCAACCGAGGTGAAG GACGTCAAAGTTTGCCCACTGGTGGAATATGACTCAAATTCTTTGGATGGCATCCTTCATGAAATTCCTTTGTGGGTCAAGAATCCTGACTGTGATAGA ATTGATTGGGTGAGCAGATTTCTGGAGATGATGTGGCCTTACCTCAACAAG GCTATCTGCAAAACTGCACAGGATATTGCAAATCCAATTATTGCAgagaataaagaaaaatataaaatagattCTATTGAGTTTGAAACACTTACTCTGGGTAGTTTACCACGAACCTTTCAAG GAATGAAAGCATATGTTACAGAAGAGCAGGAGTTGATAATGGAGCCATCTCTTAAGTGGGCAGCAAATCCGAATGTCACTGTTGTCGTAAAGGCTTATGGATTGAAAGCAACTATCCAG GTTGTGGATCTACAAGTCTTTGCTTCACCTCGTATTACTCTAAAACCTTTGGTGGCTACAATCCCGTGCTTTGCAAAAATCCTTGTATCTCTCATGGAGAAG CCACATGTCGATTTTGGGCTAAAACTTCTTGGAGCAGATGTAATGGCTATTCCTATTCTTTACAGTTTTGTTCAG GAGACCATCAAGAAGCAAGTTGCGAGCATGTATTTGTGGCCAAAGACACTTGAAGTGCCTATAATGGATCCCTCGAA AGCTTCTAAAAGGCCTGTCGGTATTCTACTTGTGAAAGTTTTAAGAGCTCAAAATCTGCAAAAGAAGGATCTGCTGGGTAAATCAGACCCATATGTGAAACTTACAATGTCAGATGACAAGCTTCCATCCAAGAAAACAACAGTGAAGCGCGGTAATCTTAATCCAGAGTGGAACGAAGATTTCAAATTTGTTGTGACAGATCCTGAAACTCAAGAACTGGAAATTAAAGTCTTCGACTGGGAACAG GTTGGAAAGCACGACAAGATGGGCATGAACAAGATTCTGTTGAAAGAACTTCCCCCAGAGGAAACTAAAGTTACAACCTATAACTTGCTTAAGACCATGGATCCGAATGACATACATAATGAGAAGTCTTGTGGTCAAATTACTCTGGAGATGACATTTAAACCTTTCAAGGAAGATGATATAGAGAAAGATGTCCAAGGTACAGACGTAGTAGGGAAAGCTCCTGATGGTACTCCAGCTGGTGGTGGGCTGCTTTATGTTGTTGTTCATGAAGCTCAAGATCTTGAAGGCTAG